The Ornithinibacillus sp. 4-3 region TTTCTAAAACTCCTGATCATGCAGTGGAAGCTTTTAATATAAATATTATTGATTATTTACTTAAACCTGTGAAAAAAGAGCGTTTATACCAAACCTTAAGTAAATGTGAAATAATTCAACAGAATATAAAACGTATTTCACTTTTTAAAGATATTGTTTTTTATAAAAATGAGCTTCCATTAGAAATTAGTTGGAGAACAGCAAAGGCCAAGGAAATATTCACTTTTCTTTTATTGCGACAAAATGAGGAAATAAAAAAAGATTATCTTATTGATAACTTTTTTAGCGATTTAGATATGAAGAATGCATTTGATTTACTTTATACTACAATTCATCAGATTCGAAAGCTTTTGAAACAAATAGAGTTTGATATCTCTATCATCTCTAAAAATAATGCCTATAAACTGGTTATGAATGAAATAGTTCTTGATATTAATGAATGGGATAGAATAATTAATGAACCCTACACGTATTCAAATTGGTCCAAGTTGCTAGATCTATATAAGGGTCCTTTATTAGAAAATGAAGGTTATCTATGGGCAAAACCGGAACAGATTAATTACCACCTACAGTGGAAAAACGTCTTAGAAACACTGACTGAACACTTGATTAACACCAAGCAGTACCATCGTGCCTTAGCATTGAATTATAAAGCAAAATCAATCTCAAGCTTTGATGAAGAAATCTATTTCTCTATTATAAAATTATTAGATTTACTAAATTATGATAACTTAGTTAAAGAAGAATTTATAAATTTACAAACTATGATGAAAAAAGAATACGATAGCGAACCGAATGCTGAAATTATACAATGGATTCAATCTAGAAATTAGCACTCATACATATTGTTTATGGCAAACTAAATATGTAGGGAATGGCAGTTAATTTGTGTAGGGCCCGGAGGGCCCTACACAAATTAAAAAAGCCACTTGTCAACTTCTCAAAATAACTTTAAACTCCTCGTTGGACCAACAACGTTTAACAGGAGGCTATTAGGAGATGTTAGCAGTGGCACAAATTGATTATATCAGACATGAAGTGAATCAAAAAGGTGGAACTTATTCCAGTGTGGCAAGAAAGATGGAGCTGGATCCTCGTACAGTTTCTAAGTATGCGAATCAAGAAGAGTTTCCAGTAAAAAAACCACAGAAAAGAAGCTCTAGAGTGATGGATCCAGTGAAGCCTATTTTAGATAAGTGGATTCGAGAAGACTTAAAAAAGAAAAAGAAGAATCATAGAACTGCCAAAAGAATGTACGAGCAGTTAGTTAAGTTTCATAGCTTCGAAGGTTCTGCACGTACAGTTCGTGACTATGTTTCAAGAAGGAAGAAAGAGCTAAAAGAATATATAGAAGGAGCTTCATTACCTCTTGAATCCATACCAGGAACAGCACAAGTTGATTTTGGTACAGCACCCTTCTTATATGAATCAGAGATAATAGACCTACCGTATTTAGTGATGTCATTTCCGTACAGTAATTCATTCCTGTTTCAGGTATTTCCTTCGGAAAACACTGAGTGTTTACTAGAGGGTCTACAACGTATGTTTCACTATATGGGTGGTGTGCCGACAACGATACGATTCGATAACTTATCCCCCGCTGTGAAAAAGATAAAAGGTAAGGGTGAACGTGAACTCACTGATACATTTGAACGTTTTGTCTTACACTATGGGTTCAGTTACGAATTTTGTAATCCTGGGAAGGGGAATGAAAAAGGACACGTTGAAGCAATGGTGAAATATGTTCGAAATAACTTCTTATTACCCGAGTGCACCATAGTGGATCTCGACCAATTTAATGAAACACTTTGGCAATGCGCAGAGGAAGACCGAAATCGTCCACACTACTTAAAAGAAACGCTTCAATCAGAGTTATATAAGGAAGACAAAAAGGAATGGCTTATCCTTCCTGAGAAGAAGTTTGAATGTGTGCGTTATCAGGAAGTGAAGGCAGATAAATACGGGATTATAAACATCGATAACAAGGAATATTCAACGTCGCCTAGATTTGCCAAGCAGCGCATAAATATTTGTGTAACCTATAACTCTATTATTGTATTGAACGAAGAACGTCAGGTTATTGTAAAGCATTCTCGTTTATATGGAGTAAAAAGAAGGTCGATGAACTGGCAACCATATTTACACTTACTATCAAAACGTCCAAAGGCAATTAAATATTCTAGTTTATATGACCAATTTCCCCTTGAATGGTCCAACTTTTTAAGAGATTGTACAGAAGAAGAGCAGAAAGAAGTTTTACGTCTTTTAGCTACGCTCTTAAAAAATGATGATTTTACTTTATTGAATGAGGCATTAGAGTTAGCTTCTTCACATGGTCATCCTAGTGCGGATCAAATCAAGCATTGTTTCTATTCTCTACTAAATCAAGGTACATCTTATGAGGCGATTACTCCTCGTCTTAATGTTCCAACAGTACCTAGCGCAACTCGTGGGCTTTCTCATTACGATGCTTTCTTTCAAGGGGGTACGAGTGAATGAACGAGCAAATACAAGCCTACGCAAAGCGACTAAAGTTAAGTTGGATTAGAGAGAATTTTAATCAAATAGAAGCAGAAACAAATGAAGAGTACCTATTAAAGCTTTTTGAAAAGGAAGTCCAAAATCGAGAAGAAAGAAAAGTTAATTTATTACTAAGTCAAGCTCAGCTACCGAAGACAGGTTCTACTCCTTTCCAATGGGAACATATACAAATTCCACAAGGAATTGAACGTACAGCTGTCATTAATGGTGACTTTATTAAGGAGAGGGAAAACCTTATTTTATACGGTGGTGTCGGTACAGGAAAGACTTATTTGGCAACATTACTATCCTTAAATGCCATACATAGATTTGGCAGCCAGGTAAAGTTCTATACAGTGGCAGGCTTGGTTAATAAACTAATTGAAGCAAACCAGAAAAACACTCTACCAAAGCTGATGAAACAAATCGAAAAGCTAGACCTTTTAATACTTGATGAGCTCGGCTATATTCCGTTAAACAAAGAAGGAGCAGAGCTTTTATTTCAAGTGATTTCTATGTGTTATGAAAACCGAAGTATAGTGATTACAACCAATCTTCAATTCGGTCAATGGAATCATGTTTTTGGCGACCCGATTCTAACAGAAGCTGTCATTGACCGCCTGATTCACCATTCTCATTTACTTGTTTTTAAAGGAGATAGTTTTCGTTATAAAGAGTCTTTATTGCATCAATAATTTGAAGTGACAAGTGGCATGCATATTTAAATGCCATTTGGTACATTTTTTAATTGCCAAATACATACATATACCATTGTTTTAAATTCAAAACTCCCTCTAATCCAGAAGCTGATTGCTTCTCTATATTAGAGGGAGTTTATTTTCTTCACAAAAAGCTTAGATAACTATTAACTAATTATTTTGTATGTCTCGTTTTTTCTGCAATAATTGTTGGAATTCATTTTCTAATGCAGCTGAAGGTTCAATACTTAAACGACTTAAAACTTCTGTTATTTGTGTTTCAATAAGCAATAATTGATCCCTATTATCTTCTTTAGGCTTTGTTTTTTTACTTTCTATAAATTGTTGGTAAGTTCCTTCAAAAACCTTGACTTTTTGTTCAACAATTTCAATAATCCGCGTAGCTGTTTTTTCAATAAATCTTCGGTCATGAGATACATAAATGACAGTACCTTCATATTCAACAAGTAATGACTCTAAAGCCTCCATAGCATTCACATCTAAATAATTGGTTGGTTCATCGAGAATTAATATATTTGCTTCACTTAAAAGTACTTTTGCAAGTGCTACCTTCACCCGCTCTCCTCCACTTAAAACGTGAACAGTCTTATATACATCATCTTTTACAAAATTCATTCGTGCTAAAACCGTACGAATGAGTGCTTCAGACTGCACGGAGCTTATTTGTACATTTTCCAGTATCGTTTGTTTTTCATTTAAAGTATTTAAATTTTGACTAAAATAACCAATTTTCACAGCTGGTGATAGAGAAATTCCTTCATCCTGTTGGATAATTTTTCTTAAAAAAGTTGTTTTTCCTACTCCATTATCTCCTATAATAGCTAGCTTATCACCACCATATACTTGAAAATTAGCATGTTTCCACAAGATACGATCTTCAATAGCGGCAGAAACATCCTCTATACGAAGAATAATTCGACGATGAAAATGCTCATGATTGAATACATCCATCTTTAATGAAGGATTTTCTTTTGTTTTCTCAACAACCTCTAATTTTTCTAAACGTGTTTCTAATGCTTTTGCTGTTTTCCTTAATTTCTTTTGCTTATTCGCATAATAAGGTTTTGCACCTATGATACTTGCCTCAGAATTACTTACACGTTTTGGCTTTTTTGTTGCACGATTCGCTTTTATTTCTTTTAACTGTATCGCATTTTCTAATTGTTTCTTCTCACGGACATATTTTTCATAAGCAAGCTCCTGATTTCTTCGTTCATGCTTCTTCTGCTCTACATAATCACTATAATTTCCTTTATAAATCGTTAATTTTCCATCATCAAGCTCCCATATTGTTGTACATAAAGCATCCAAGAACACACGATCATGAGAAACGATGATGAATGCACCATCCCATTCCTGCAGGCTACTTTCTAATTCTTCAATATTTATCGTATCTAAATTCGTTGTTGGTTCATCAGCTAGTAATAAATCAGGATGCTTATTTAGTGCTTCTTGTATATATCTTTGTGTAACCTCTCCACCACTTTCTGAAGTATTATTATCCTTCCACTGTGGTATCCAAGCATAAGACGCGTGATGAATAATAGTTCCTGTTTCAATTTGTTGTTCGTTAGCTAATGCTTTTAATAAAGTCGTTTTCCCACTTCCGTTTATCCCAATTAAACCGATACGATCCTGTCGATAAATCTTTAATTCCTGAATATCCAAAAGCTGTCTTTCAGCAATAGAATATTTTAATTGAAAAGCCTTTAATAATAGCATATTTTTCACTCCTGTCTCAAATTTCAGAGAGAACGAAAAGCGCAGAGCGCCCGCTTAAAAACGTAAGAGATTGGAGTGGCACAACCGAGATAAAGGAAACACGGTGAGGTCACGAACCGATGTTGACTTATTGTAGGGCGTGACGCGAAATCTCTTAGTTTTTGGCGCTCGGAGCTAGACAGCGCTAGATCTGAATAAGCATTAAATTACGCAATTTTCTATACTTTATTACTCTACAAAAAAATGTCTCCTATTTTTTTCAGAATAGGAGACATACGCAGATAGAGATCCCTAAAATTAAACAATTTAGAGACAACTACAGAAATATAATCCTATCCTGAATAAAACATTAAAAGGCAGGTTAAAAAGCTCAAGCAACCATTTCGTAAAAAGTAGCTTGATTATATTTAGCATATATTCATTCGCAAGTTCACGTATGAATCATATACAAAATACAATATGCTTTTGCTGTTTACCTTTTATTGTTTGATTTCATTAATAGGATTAATACTTCATGTAATTGGCTCACCCTTTCGTCAATTTACGTTAATTCAAAGATAGCGAATAGCTATTCAATTGTCAAATCACTAAATGTGAGCAGGAATATTGACTTCTTATCATTTGACTTGTAAAGTGATAGACGAGACATGGATAGAAAGGATGTAGCACAAAATGAAAAAAAACACTTTAGGCTCCTTAATTTGGTTAAGAATTAGCCGTTTTACACATCAAAGTAATTTACTATCCAATGAATTTCTAAAGCAATTTAATCTAACAACTGCACAATTTGATGTACTTATGCAAATTTCCACCTATGGACCATTAACACAGAATGAATTGGCTAAACGGGTAACTGTCAGTCAAGGGGGTATTTCCCGTATGCTTTCCCGTCTAGAGAAAGATCAATTTATAGAGAGAAAGCAAGAATGGAAAACAAAAACAATTTCTTTAACAAATAAAGGTGTAGAAAAATTAAAGCAATCCTTTACGCAGCAATTGGCTTTTCAATCCTCTTTCTTTGATGATTGCTTAACAAAAGAAGAACAAAAAACTTTATACACATTAATATCTAAAGTACAGAAGAACAGTGAAAAGAAAATGGCAGAACGTTATTAAAATAATATTTGGAGGCAATCTTTATGTATACAATCCCTGGACATCATCATATTTCAATGATAACGAAACATGCAAAACAGAATAATTATTTCTATCGTGATATTCTTGGACTTCGTCGTGTGAAAATTACTGTAAACCAAGATGATCCCTCTATGTACCATTTATTTTATGGGGATAGAACTGGAAGTCCTGGCACAGAATTAACCTTTTTTGAAATGCCTTATGCTGGTTCAACGCATCGTGGCACCAATGCGATTACGAGAATTGGTTTAATTGTCCCATCTATCGAGAGCTTACATTATTGGAAAAAACGTTTTATGGAATTTAATATAGATCATTCTGACATCATCACTTATGCAAATCGTCCTGCTATTCATTTTGAAGATAAAGAAGGATTGCGCCTTAGCTTACAAGTAGCAGGTGAAGCAAAGCTCGCTCATTGGGAAACATGGGAGCACTCTCCTGTCCCTGAAGTCCATCAGATCCAAGGCATGGGAACAGTTGAAATCACAGTAAAAAGATTAAAGAAGCTTAATCAAACACTTCAAGAAATCTTTGGTTATATCGAAATATTAAATAATGAAAAAGAAGCCATTCTGCAATCCATAGAGGGCGAGATTTTCGGTGAAATTTTAATTAAGCAAATGGATGGCCCTTCAGAAAAACCTGGCCGTGGTAGCATTCATCATCTCGCCATTCGAGTAAACAATGTCCAAGAACTTCATTATTGGGAAGAACAGATAAAACAACGTGGTTTTCATTCGACTGGAATTATTGATCGTTTTTATTTTCACAGTCTCTACTTTCGTGAATCAAATGGAATTCTATTTGAAATTGCTACAGATGGACCTGGTTTCACGCGAGATAGCGATGTGGAGACACTTGGAAATCAGCTAGATTTACCTGTCTTTTTAGAAAACCGACGTGCGGAAATAGAAGCTAAACTTACACCAATTGAGGAGGACTAATATGGAAAAATATCGTATTCAACAAAATAATGGATTAGAATTTGGTTTATATTCACTTGGAGACCACATGATTAATCCAATTACCGAATCTCGTATCTCTGCTCAACAACGGATCACAGAATTAATTGAAGCAAGTAAATTAGCTGAAGAAGCTGGTATTGATGTATTCGGGGTCGGTGAAAGCCACCAAAACTTTTTTACAACCCAAGCACATACAGTAGTCTTAGGAGCCATTGCACAAGCTACAGAAAAGATAAAAATCACTAGCTCTGCTACAGTATTAAGTGTTGCGGATCCTGTTCGTGTTTATGAGGATTTTGCAACAATCGACCTTATTTCTGACGGACGTGCAGAAATCGTAGCTGGTCGAGGCTCTCGTGTTGGCGCTTATCAACTACTTGGTGTTGACTTGCAAGATTATGAAGAAATTTTCGAGGAAAAATTAGAGCTTTTAATAAAATTAAATGAAGAAAATACTATTAACTGGGAGGGAAAATTTCGTGCTCCCTTAACAAATGCTCAAATTCTACCACAGCCTAAAGATAATTTCTTACCGATTTGGCGTGCTGTTGGTGGTCCACCAGCAAGTGCAATCAAAGCAGGTTATATGGGAATTCCAATGGCATTAACAACCTTAGGTGGCCCAGCAATAAACTTTAAACCCTCTGTTGAAGCTTATCGACAGGCTGCTACAGAAAACGGATTCGATCCAGCTACATTGCCTATTTCTACAACAAGTCTTTTCTTTGTAGCAGATACTACAAAAGAAGCTCTACAAGGAATGTATCCACATTTAAATCGTGGATTTATGGCTATCCGTGGTTCTGGTTATCCTAAACAACAGTTTGCACAAGCACCGGATCCTCGTGATGCTTTAATGGTTGGGGATAAAAACCAAATTATTGAAAAACTGCTATATCAGCATGAATTATATGATATGCAACGATTTATGGCGCAGATTGATTTTGGTGGCGTTCCTTTTGATAAAATTATGAAAAACATTGAAATTATTGGGAATCATATTATTCCTGCAATAAAAAAACATACTGCAAAATAATGGAGGCTTATAAATGAAGATCGTCGTATTATCAGGTTCCAATATTGGCTCAAAAACAAAAACAGCAATGGAAGTCGTAGAACAAATGTTAAAGCAACATTATCCTGAACATCAAGTTGATTTTCTTGATTTAGCAAAATACGTATTACCTTTCAGCGATGGCCGTAATTACTTTGAATATGACGGAGATACAAAATATGTTTTAGAAACCATAATGAATGCTGATGCACTCATTATTGGTACACCTATTTTCCAAGCATCTATACCAGCTGCGCTTAAAAATATTTTTGATCTACTTCCTGTTCATGCCTTCCGTGATAAAGCTGTAAGTATTGTTGTTACTGCAGGATCATCAAAACATTATCTAGTGGCAGAACAACAGTTAAAGCCGATTTTATCTTATATGAAAGCACAAATCGTTCAAACCTTTGTATTTATTGAAGAAAAAGATTTTCTGCGACAAGAAATCATTAATGATGATATATTATTCCGCTTAGAAAGATTAATCGAAGATACAATAACTCAAAGTGAAATTACAGAGAAAGTCAGACTAGAAAAAGAAGCACAATATGACTTTTAAAGAATCACGAAGAAAGGACTATGAAAATGAAGTGTGGTGCTAAATGTTTTATAGTTACATTGGAAAAAGATGGGGTAACAAAACATGATCGAGTTACTGCTCGTACTACAGCTACGGCTAGAAAAATAATTCGACGTACCTATGGAAATGTTATAGAAATTATTTCCGTAAGAGCAGAAACATAATAAGGAGCAAGCTTATGATTAATTGGACATTGCCCGAAACAGATATACTTGAAGAGAATCAGCAATGGAACGATGCTAAAAATCATTTATACCAACAATGGTTAGAACAGAAAAATGACACAAAAATCGCATGTAAATTAGGATTTCTTTGTTGGTATATATTAGTAGAAGATGTCTCTTCAGAACAACAAATAGATGAAGCTGAATTTCAGAAATTATTAATAGAAGTGTACCATTATGGAGAAAGGCACTTCCAAAATGATGCTATTTTCAACTGGTTATTTGGCTATATGATTTCTCAATTCCCCTATCTTTTCGGTGATTTCAAGAAGAAAGAAGAAATTGGAACAGAAATGCTTGCTAAAGCTTATCAAACAGATCCTGACCAATTAATCTTTGAATATACTTTTCTAGGAAATTCAATAGTTGTAAATCAGAGGTACAAAGAAATTGAAAAAGAAATTCAAGCTCATTTATCTCAGTTTTTCCCAGGGAATGGGCTTTTATCTACTTACTTTAAAGATATTTGGCAATATTAATAGAAATTGGGACACAAGGAAAAAACTAAGTTTGAAATCCGAACAATATTCTAATAAAGCGTAGGAAATATACGTAGACTCCTATGGGAGGAAGGCTTAGGCGAGACCCCGGAGTGCGTTTAGCACGAGGCTGACGAGTACGCCACGTCCTGTGGCAACGTCTGCATTAGGACGTCCTGTCCGTCGAGGCTCACCAGCCGCCCATGGAAAGCGAAGTATATTTCCGAAGCGATTATTTGCACAATTTATGTTCGGAATTAATTAAGTAATAAATTCTTTTGTCCCAGTCTCAGTTATCTCCTATTCTACTTCAATAATAACAAATTCACTTTTTGTTCCTAAACGAATTGGTGGTCCCCAAAACCCAGCACCTGAAGTAACAATGGCATAGGTACCATTTTCTTTTTGCATGATACCGTAATCAATTGGAAAAATTGCATTGGTAATATAATTAAATGGGAAGATTTGTCCATGATGTGTATGTCCAGAAACAATTAAATCGACATAATCCTCATATTCATTAACCTCTGATGGTTGATGATCTATAACAAAAACGGGCTTTGTAAGGTCTGCATCTTGTACTACATCATCCATTGGCAAACGTTCTCCTCCTTGTTCACCAATTGGCTGGATATCCCTTCTTCCAATCACAACAAAAGGACCTACATCTATGTATTCATCTTCTAAGAGGACAATATCTGTCTGGTCAATTATTTCTTTCATCTCTTGAAAAGTATTCCCAGCATCATGATTTCCCCATGCTAAATATGTACCATACGTTGATTTGAAATTATTTAATGCTTCCCGTACACCATCTAAATTATATATGGTGTTCACACTGCTATCAAATAAATCTCCTGCAATTAATATAACATCTGGATTTGTTGCATTTACTCTATCTACGATTGTCTCTAGTTTTTTTGCCCCATTCACATAACCTAAATGTGTATCACTAATCAAAGCTATTCGCATATTTTCTGTATCTTTAGCAAGCTTTATTTGATAATCTGTCTGTTTCAGTGACTGGGCGGTGTAAATACCGATACCTAAGAGAAGTACCAAGATTGCTGTGCTTAACCAAAATGTATCCTTTGGAATAAGTGCAAAAATACCGTAAACAACTAGACCTAAAAAACTAACCGCAATCCAATAATGACCAATGGTGCCAATGAAATTCATAATTGATAAATCTCGTAAAACCATGGAAATCACACTAGTTAACGCGAATAAAATAACAATCATGTATATCAATAATTTGTGGTTAGGAAATTGCATCGCTATTGTTCTAGCGATAAGCCAATTCATACTACCAAAGACGCTAAAAACCACAACTAGAAATAATGCAAACATCTCGTGTCCCCCAGTTTTCTATTTTGAATAAAAATACCCCTTTATAAAGTACCACCAATTTATGATAATTAAAAATGATAAGGCTCTTCATTTCTTTAAATACACTTATTGTCATGATAGACTAGAATTAGTTACTTTAAATTTAATTGGAGGGATTGAATTTGTCTATTGCAGTAATATACGGAGGAAATCGACCAAATGGAAATACAGAATCACTTACAAAGTTAGCTACACTTCACCTTGAGGTTGAAGAAATATATTTATCTGAATATCATATTGAGCCTATTATTGATAAAAGGCATGATCCAGAAGGTTTTTCTGACATTGATGATGATTACAATACTGTCATTGATAAAGTTTTAGCACATGACATTCTGATTTTTTCCACTCCCATTTATTGGTATACCATGACTGGAATTATGAAAAATTTCATTGATCGTTGGTCACATATGATGCGCGATGAAAATCGCCCCACCTTTAAAGAAGAGATAGCTAAAAAGCATACCTATGTTATTGCAGTAGGTGGAGACTCTCCGTATATTAAAGGATTGCCCATGATTCAACAATTCAAGCATATCTTTGATTTTATGGGAATGACCTTTGAGGACTATATTATTGGAGAAGCAAATGCACCTGGAGAAATCACCCAGGATGTTCGTGCGCTTGTTGCAGCAGAACAGCTACGGAAAAAACTAGAACAGACTCAAAAAAGTTAAATATACTTCTTCTCTTCTAACAATTTACTAGATAAGAGAAATTTTACATATTATTGGAGGCAATTATGTCTACATCCATCATAATCCTAATCATCTTAATTGTATTTCTCGGTGCCCTTACTCGTGCTACTTTTGGATTTGGCGAAGCAGTAGTTAGCATGCCATTACTCGCATTATTACCAATTGATTTACATCTATCTATTTCCTTAATTGCTCTAGTTGGATTGATTGTTGCCTTATTAGCTGCATTTAAAGACTGGCAACAAGTTGATCGTGTAGAACTAAAAAGACTAGTGATTGGTGCAATTCTTGGTATTCCTGTAGGTATTTTATTTATTCTATTTGTACCGGCATCAATCATCATGACCGCACTTGGAATATTCCTAATTATTTATGGTTCGTATTCTTTGATCATACGTCTCGTGATAAAAAAGGAAATTACCGTAAAGTTTCAAACACGTTACTTATCCATTCCAGTAGGTTTTATCTCTGGAATTTTAGGTAGTGCATATAACTCCCATGGTGTACCAATTGTAGTATTTGGTACACTCAAGGAATGGACCCCAGCAGTATTTCGCGGAACTATGCAGTCCTATTTTTTAATTGTTGGTTTGTTTATTGTAGCTAGTCATGCTATTGGTGGATTATGGTCTATCGATACTTTTATTCTTTTTGGATTATCTTTACCATTTATTTTACTAGCTGCACGACTGGGAAGATGGATATATGAACATATTCCTAGCGAAAAATTTATCCATTTAATATTTATCTTACTTGTTATCCTTGGTGTGTTACTACTGATTAAATAAACTGGAGGGAAATGAATAACTCTTCCCTCTTCCTATTTTTAAATCGATTCTAAAATACGAATTAATTCCTCTTCGGTAAGCGTAGATGAAACTACTTCAAAAATAATATTATCTTCTGTTTTCATTAACACTCGTTTATCTGTTATCTTTTTAGATTCACCAATCAATGCAGACAAACCATCAATTTCAGCATCTTTCCAATCGAACGCTTCAATAACTTCTACAAAATCTTGTAAAGAATCCTCTGTACGAAATGCTGTTAACTCAAAAAAATTATCACCGTCATAGTTATAATGCAGAACGATAGTCATTTGCTCTGCTAATGTATAAACAACTGCCCCTTTTGCTTTTGAACCTTCAGGCATATAGCTTGGTAATTTAAAGTCAAAATTCAAAGTACTGATTGCCTCTTCTACTTCATCTTCTTAATAAACTTTATTTTCTAATGCTATATTTTTTTGACTTGCAATAACATACCAAACAATTCCAAGCAATGCGATAACTAATATAATCATTATTTTTCTCATGTACTTAACTCCATTTCTTTTCTCGACGCCCCATTCATTATTTTACAGCACCGAAATGGAGTTACTAGTCAATTCTTACATTCTTTATATTTTGTTTACTTTTCTCTAGCTGATTAAAAAAGAGATTGATATACTCGGAATAAATAAAACACCCTTTACGACTACTAGGAGGAAATTAATATGACACAAAGCATTCCTTTTCAACAAGTTGATGTATTTACAAAAGTACCTTTTAAAGGAAATCCTGTTGCTGTTGTGCTTGATGGAGACCATCTATCCGCAGAACAAATGCA contains the following coding sequences:
- a CDS encoding NADPH-dependent FMN reductase, with protein sequence MKIVVLSGSNIGSKTKTAMEVVEQMLKQHYPEHQVDFLDLAKYVLPFSDGRNYFEYDGDTKYVLETIMNADALIIGTPIFQASIPAALKNIFDLLPVHAFRDKAVSIVVTAGSSKHYLVAEQQLKPILSYMKAQIVQTFVFIEEKDFLRQEIINDDILFRLERLIEDTITQSEITEKVRLEKEAQYDF
- a CDS encoding metallophosphoesterase, translated to MFALFLVVVFSVFGSMNWLIARTIAMQFPNHKLLIYMIVILFALTSVISMVLRDLSIMNFIGTIGHYWIAVSFLGLVVYGIFALIPKDTFWLSTAILVLLLGIGIYTAQSLKQTDYQIKLAKDTENMRIALISDTHLGYVNGAKKLETIVDRVNATNPDVILIAGDLFDSSVNTIYNLDGVREALNNFKSTYGTYLAWGNHDAGNTFQEMKEIIDQTDIVLLEDEYIDVGPFVVIGRRDIQPIGEQGGERLPMDDVVQDADLTKPVFVIDHQPSEVNEYEDYVDLIVSGHTHHGQIFPFNYITNAIFPIDYGIMQKENGTYAIVTSGAGFWGPPIRLGTKSEFVIIEVE
- a CDS encoding flavodoxin family protein; the protein is MSIAVIYGGNRPNGNTESLTKLATLHLEVEEIYLSEYHIEPIIDKRHDPEGFSDIDDDYNTVIDKVLAHDILIFSTPIYWYTMTGIMKNFIDRWSHMMRDENRPTFKEEIAKKHTYVIAVGGDSPYIKGLPMIQQFKHIFDFMGMTFEDYIIGEANAPGEITQDVRALVAAEQLRKKLEQTQKS
- a CDS encoding sulfite exporter TauE/SafE family protein, whose product is MSTSIIILIILIVFLGALTRATFGFGEAVVSMPLLALLPIDLHLSISLIALVGLIVALLAAFKDWQQVDRVELKRLVIGAILGIPVGILFILFVPASIIMTALGIFLIIYGSYSLIIRLVIKKEITVKFQTRYLSIPVGFISGILGSAYNSHGVPIVVFGTLKEWTPAVFRGTMQSYFLIVGLFIVASHAIGGLWSIDTFILFGLSLPFILLAARLGRWIYEHIPSEKFIHLIFILLVILGVLLLIK
- a CDS encoding DUF4367 domain-containing protein translates to MNFDFKLPSYMPEGSKAKGAVVYTLAEQMTIVLHYNYDGDNFFELTAFRTEDSLQDFVEVIEAFDWKDAEIDGLSALIGESKKITDKRVLMKTEDNIIFEVVSSTLTEEELIRILESI